Genomic segment of Caproiciproducens sp. NJN-50:
ACGATCGCGAGATCCGGCTTGATCGTATTGGCGGTGACGGCGGCCCCGCGCAGTCCCATTTCCTCCTGGACAGAGTAATCGCAGACGACATCCACGGCAAGCTCCTCGTTCCTCAGTCCGCGCAGGGTCTGAAGACTGGCCGCGCATCCCAGGCGGCAGTCGAACGCTTTGCCGTACATCAGCCCTTTTTCCGGCAGATATTCGAAATTCACATCCGGCACAATAGGCTCGCCGATGCGGACTTTAAAATCCTGAACCGCCTCCTCCAGGGAGGAAGCGCCGATATCAATCGCCATGGAAGAAATCTCCGCAGGGGCGTTTCTTTCCGCGGGCGTCATAAAATGCGGGGGCTTGGTGGCGACGATGCCCGGAATATAGTTTCCTTCCGCGTTGCGCACTCGAACCTTGTGGGCGGGTATATTGTTGGCCACCCACCCTCCCAGGGGAATAAAGCGCAGCATTCCGTTCGGCTGAACAGCCTGCACCATGAATCCCACTTCGTCGCTGTGCGCGTTGATCTGCACAACCGGCTTCCCGCCCCTGTTTTCCTTTCGGCGGAGATACAGATTCCGCATGCAGTCCTCGGAAAATCCCCCCAGTCCCTCTCCATATTGGCGCAGTGTCCTGGTGACCTCGTTTTCAAAGCCGGAAGCGCCGTTCACATTGGAAAGCGCCTCTATCATTTTGATCGCCTGTTGTTCCTCCATGCCGTTTTCTGTCCTTTCCTTTGGTTTTCTTTATTCCATTGAAGCCTTTCGAAATTCTAAATTCCTGCTCCGGTCCGTATTCAGGAAAAAACGGTCCCCGGACTCATCCGCCGCCAGATTCAGGTTGTCACGATTTTCACAAAGATAACAGTTCTCTCCTGTTTTTACAAATACCAGTTCCCCTGCGGAGGGATGAAAAAGCAGCAGCCTGTCCTTTTGGATGGACAATCGGTAAGCGGTCATCAGTTCCCGGCTGTAATACAGGCCGGAAATCCGCCTCGCCGCGAATTCGCCGAGAGGCTGTGAAAATACCCTGCGGTACCCGGTGTGCGTCCCTGCGGACCAAAGGGACAGCGTGCCCGCCGCTTCGCATGACAGAAAATTTCCGTTTTCCGCGGCATAACAGCCGCCCTCCGCCGCCCGTTCATACGTCCATGTCATGCCGTCCTGCTCCAGCAGCAGGTCCTTCCCCGCCTTTTCCAGCCGAAGCGAGTGATAATTTTCAGACACATACCACCCCGCCTGCGCGGGGACCTGCGGCTTTTCACAAACCGGCGTGGAGGAAAGCCCGCTGATTCCGTCCAGCAATTGATATGCCTTGACCATGGGAAATGAAAAGCGGTAGTTGGACAGCACCGCAATATCCAGTTTCAGAGAGGGAACCGTCAGCACTGCCGCGCGGTATCCGGCGTTCGCGCCGCTGTGCTGGTAAACGTCCAGTCCATGGTATTTCACGGCCTGAATCCCGCAGCCGTACGGAATTTCTTCCCCGGAGGCCAGGCTGAATCTTTGCAGCATTGCCTGCATGGTTTCCGGCCTGCATAGTCCGGGCCTGCGCAAATGTTCCAGCCATCTTACGCAGTCTTCGGCGGTTGTATTCAGGCCGGTTGAACCCGTGACGTCAAAAGTCATCGCCATTTCGGAATATCGGCCGCGCCGCCCGTCGTATCCATAGGAGGAAGCCCGCCCGGGCGTCACCTCGGCATGGTCGTCCCGAAAAAAGGTACGGCTCATCCCCAGCGGCTGAAAAATCCGTTCCGCCGCGAACTCACGCAGCGTTTTTCCCGTCACGGCGTGCAGGATCCAGGCTAAAACCGTAAATCCCGAATTGCAGTAAAGATAGCGGGTGCCGGGCTTAAAATTCAGGCCGCGCTGTCCGTATAAAAGATGCATCAGATTCCCCGGCGTGGCGAGGTCTTCCATGCTGTGCCCGGAAAGAGTAAACAGGTCCCACTGCTCCCTGAGGCCTCCGGCATGGTGCAGCAGCTGCCAAAGCGTCACGTCCGCGCCGAGATCCGGAAAATCCGGCAGATAGTCCCGGATGGTATCCTGCAGGGAAATTCTTCCGTCTTCCGCCAACAGCAAAATGCAGAACGCCGTAAACTGCTTGCTGACGGAAGCGGCGTGGAAAAGCGTTTCCGGCGTATTGGGGACGCCATAGGCCAGGCTGGCCATGCCGAACGCTTTGCGGTACCTTGTGCGGCCGTCCTGACGGACCGCGACGGAACACCCCGGCGTAGCACGCCCATATTGTGAAAACAGCGCATCCATTTCCACGCTTGTCACATTTGTCACCTCTTTGCCGTACAGTCGGTTTTATGCTTCAAACGTCCCTTTTTTTAAAATCTGCTTCTCCCGCATCATAAGGGTCCCGCCGGCGATCACCGTGTCGATGTCGTAATTCCGGTCCAGCAGCAAAAGGTCCGCGTCGCTGCCCTCCGCCAGGACGCCCTTTCTCGGATACAGGTCCAGCGCTTTCGCTACATTTTCCGTTACCGGACGAATGGCTTCCGGCACCGACGCCCCGCAATTCAGGATCATAGACTTTACCACTTCATGCATCGTGGTGATTTTTCCCACGCCAAGGCCGATCATTTCCTTGTGCTCATTCCATTTGGGAAGGCTTCCGTTGGAGTCGGTGCTCATGGTGATTCGGTCCTTCGGCGCCAGCT
This window contains:
- a CDS encoding serine hydrolase domain-containing protein, with translation MTSVEMDALFSQYGRATPGCSVAVRQDGRTRYRKAFGMASLAYGVPNTPETLFHAASVSKQFTAFCILLLAEDGRISLQDTIRDYLPDFPDLGADVTLWQLLHHAGGLREQWDLFTLSGHSMEDLATPGNLMHLLYGQRGLNFKPGTRYLYCNSGFTVLAWILHAVTGKTLREFAAERIFQPLGMSRTFFRDDHAEVTPGRASSYGYDGRRGRYSEMAMTFDVTGSTGLNTTAEDCVRWLEHLRRPGLCRPETMQAMLQRFSLASGEEIPYGCGIQAVKYHGLDVYQHSGANAGYRAAVLTVPSLKLDIAVLSNYRFSFPMVKAYQLLDGISGLSSTPVCEKPQVPAQAGWYVSENYHSLRLEKAGKDLLLEQDGMTWTYERAAEGGCYAAENGNFLSCEAAGTLSLWSAGTHTGYRRVFSQPLGEFAARRISGLYYSRELMTAYRLSIQKDRLLLFHPSAGELVFVKTGENCYLCENRDNLNLAADESGDRFFLNTDRSRNLEFRKASME
- a CDS encoding M42 family metallopeptidase, whose product is MEEQQAIKMIEALSNVNGASGFENEVTRTLRQYGEGLGGFSEDCMRNLYLRRKENRGGKPVVQINAHSDEVGFMVQAVQPNGMLRFIPLGGWVANNIPAHKVRVRNAEGNYIPGIVATKPPHFMTPAERNAPAEISSMAIDIGASSLEEAVQDFKVRIGEPIVPDVNFEYLPEKGLMYGKAFDCRLGCAASLQTLRGLRNEELAVDVVCDYSVQEEMGLRGAAVTANTIKPDLAIVFEGCPADDTFTEPFMIQTAIRRGPMLRHIDKKMITNPRFQRFALDLARREGIPVQEAVRTGGSTNGAPIHLSGRGVPVIVVGLPVRYIHTHYGIAAFSDFQNAVKLVCRLLKALTPDLIHSF